One stretch of Streptomyces sp. MMBL 11-1 DNA includes these proteins:
- a CDS encoding bacterial proteasome activator family protein, giving the protein MEMPRNDRSQEHPQVLVVGQDGMAIGGGASDDESREVPVTEMVEQPAKVMRIGSMIKQLLEEVRAAPLDEASRVRLKEIHASSVKELEDGLAPELVEELERISLPFTEESVPSEAELRIAQAQLVGWLEGLFHGIQTALFAQQMAARAQLEQMRRALPPGSGHEDEEGGADPHGPIRSGPYL; this is encoded by the coding sequence ATGGAAATGCCGAGGAATGACCGGTCGCAGGAGCACCCGCAGGTCCTTGTCGTGGGCCAGGACGGAATGGCTATCGGCGGCGGTGCCAGTGACGACGAGTCGCGCGAGGTCCCGGTGACGGAAATGGTGGAACAGCCCGCGAAGGTCATGCGCATCGGCAGCATGATCAAGCAGCTTCTGGAGGAGGTCAGGGCGGCTCCTCTCGACGAGGCGAGCCGGGTCAGGCTCAAGGAGATCCACGCCAGCTCCGTGAAGGAGCTGGAGGACGGTCTGGCCCCCGAGCTGGTCGAGGAGCTGGAGCGGATCTCGCTGCCGTTCACCGAGGAGTCGGTGCCCTCCGAGGCCGAGCTGCGGATCGCCCAGGCACAGCTCGTGGGCTGGCTGGAGGGCCTCTTCCACGGCATCCAGACGGCGCTGTTCGCGCAGCAGATGGCGGCCCGCGCCCAGCTGGAGCAGATGCGCCGCGCCCTGCCGCCCGGCTCGGGCCACGAGGACGAGGAAGGCGGGGCGGACCCGCACGGCCCGATCCGTTCGGGCCCGTATCTGTAA
- a CDS encoding FtsX-like permease family protein has translation MSPFSGWRAAFRIARRDAVRAKGRSALVVAMIALPVLGVTAADLTYRSALPTKAEELTGELGAADARFSATSMGPMKLQQMPDGINWYPPEGTPDPTPEERERPVDVVATFPEGSRHLTERSVPASVTTRHGITDTEITELRIADPMLRGRIELTDGAYPRAKNEIAATEDFIEASGLSIGDRVTVRGPDQSYTLTGAVELPADLRADELYALPGSVIAPWQKTADGDKDILPPQASDPKWLVQGPPGAGVTWQDILAANEKGVVVKSRQVVLDPPPDSEVPMAGTGNAYDTDTELTAAVLTVAAMAVLEIVLLAGPAFAVGARRSRRQLGLVGSCGGSRGQVRAVVLAGGAVLGGVGAVAGVGAGFGLTALFRPMIEDYAGSRFGELTVRPWEILGIGLLGLVTGVLAALAPAIVAGRQSVLESLTGRRGTRRGSRVLPVIGVVAIAAGVAIAVYGGVAGDTAFVAGGSVLAELGVLGCIPVIVGFLGRLGRRLPLTPRIALRDAARNRGRTAPAVAAVMAAVAGSIAIATYTSSHAAEQAYDHSPNLTPGTAALMDSGVGDATDLARSRAAVEQSFPVSGGRADFGRVWAGSDCSVYYEEEDGCGTLELVKPTGKGHSCPLKGKGAKELALRISADEHKRLMNSPACVDESSTMIAFGTDDDKIVIGGPDVLDSYVKLEDPAAAKALAEGTPVLLNSAYAKNGEVTLKATHTYNDRDKKNRALHPGKARTTTDRLKVHVAPDRYAATPGVRMVLPKETAERLGLHVEDHGSFYTLSRDATDAETQAAYAALQQAGDRAYLMTSNEMFRTQDDTILLILALFAGVVTLGAAAITTGLSKADAEADLTTLSAVGAPPGLRRSLSGFQCLVVALTGVFLGTAAGLVPAVALRLTDLRAALADMRENPMQSAYTPIVMPWETVGLLALVVPVLAGLLAAGLTSSRLTLARRAG, from the coding sequence GTGAGCCCCTTCTCCGGATGGCGCGCCGCCTTCCGCATAGCCCGGCGCGACGCCGTACGGGCCAAGGGCCGCAGTGCCCTGGTCGTCGCGATGATCGCTCTGCCGGTCCTCGGTGTGACCGCCGCCGACCTCACCTACCGCAGCGCCCTGCCCACCAAGGCCGAGGAGCTGACCGGTGAACTGGGGGCGGCCGACGCCCGGTTCTCCGCCACCAGCATGGGGCCGATGAAGCTCCAGCAGATGCCCGACGGCATCAACTGGTACCCGCCCGAGGGCACCCCGGACCCGACACCCGAGGAGCGGGAGCGGCCGGTCGACGTGGTCGCGACCTTCCCCGAGGGATCGCGGCACCTCACCGAGCGGAGCGTTCCGGCGTCGGTGACCACCCGCCACGGCATCACCGACACCGAGATCACCGAACTGCGCATCGCCGACCCGATGCTGCGCGGCCGCATCGAGCTGACCGACGGCGCGTACCCCCGGGCCAAGAACGAGATCGCGGCGACCGAGGACTTCATCGAGGCGTCCGGGCTCTCCATCGGCGACCGCGTCACCGTGCGCGGCCCCGACCAGTCCTACACGCTCACCGGTGCGGTAGAACTCCCCGCCGACCTGCGGGCGGACGAACTGTACGCGCTCCCGGGCTCGGTCATCGCTCCCTGGCAGAAGACCGCCGACGGCGACAAGGACATCCTGCCGCCCCAGGCGAGCGACCCGAAGTGGCTGGTCCAGGGCCCGCCCGGGGCGGGCGTGACCTGGCAGGACATCCTCGCCGCCAACGAGAAGGGCGTGGTGGTCAAGTCCCGCCAGGTCGTCCTCGATCCGCCGCCCGACTCCGAGGTCCCGATGGCCGGGACGGGCAACGCGTACGACACGGACACGGAGCTGACCGCGGCGGTCCTCACGGTGGCCGCCATGGCCGTCCTTGAGATCGTGCTGCTGGCCGGGCCGGCGTTCGCCGTCGGCGCCCGCCGCTCACGGCGGCAGCTGGGCCTGGTCGGCTCGTGCGGCGGCAGCCGGGGCCAGGTCCGGGCCGTGGTGCTCGCGGGCGGCGCGGTGCTCGGCGGGGTCGGCGCGGTGGCCGGCGTCGGCGCCGGGTTCGGCCTGACCGCCCTGTTCCGCCCGATGATCGAGGACTACGCGGGCAGCCGCTTCGGCGAACTGACCGTACGGCCCTGGGAGATCCTGGGCATCGGCCTGCTCGGCCTGGTCACCGGCGTCCTCGCCGCGCTCGCCCCGGCGATCGTCGCGGGCCGCCAGTCGGTCCTGGAATCGCTCACCGGCCGGCGCGGCACCCGCCGCGGCTCCCGCGTCCTGCCCGTCATCGGTGTCGTCGCGATCGCGGCCGGCGTCGCGATCGCGGTGTACGGCGGGGTGGCCGGCGACACCGCCTTCGTCGCCGGCGGATCCGTCCTCGCCGAACTGGGCGTCCTCGGCTGCATCCCGGTGATCGTGGGCTTCCTCGGCCGGCTCGGCCGGAGGCTCCCGCTGACGCCCCGCATCGCCCTGCGCGACGCGGCCCGCAACCGGGGCCGCACCGCACCCGCCGTCGCCGCCGTGATGGCGGCCGTCGCGGGCAGCATCGCCATCGCCACGTACACCAGCAGCCACGCCGCCGAGCAGGCGTACGACCACTCGCCCAACCTGACCCCGGGCACCGCCGCCCTGATGGACTCCGGCGTCGGTGACGCAACCGATCTGGCGCGCTCCCGGGCCGCCGTCGAGCAGAGCTTCCCGGTCAGCGGCGGGCGCGCCGACTTCGGCCGCGTCTGGGCCGGCAGCGACTGCTCGGTCTATTACGAGGAGGAGGACGGCTGCGGCACCCTCGAACTCGTCAAGCCCACCGGCAAGGGCCACTCCTGCCCGCTGAAGGGCAAGGGCGCCAAGGAGCTCGCCCTGCGGATCTCGGCCGACGAGCACAAGCGGCTGATGAACTCCCCGGCCTGCGTGGACGAGAGCTCCACCATGATCGCGTTCGGCACCGACGACGACAAGATCGTCATCGGGGGCCCGGACGTGCTCGACTCGTACGTGAAGCTGGAGGACCCGGCGGCGGCGAAGGCCCTGGCCGAGGGCACCCCCGTCCTGCTGAACTCGGCGTACGCGAAGAACGGCGAGGTCACCCTCAAGGCCACCCACACCTACAACGACCGCGACAAGAAGAACCGGGCCCTGCACCCCGGCAAGGCACGCACCACCACGGACCGGCTGAAGGTCCACGTCGCACCGGACCGCTACGCGGCGACGCCGGGCGTCCGGATGGTCCTGCCGAAGGAGACCGCGGAACGGCTCGGCCTGCACGTCGAGGACCACGGCAGCTTCTACACCCTCAGCCGTGACGCCACGGACGCCGAGACCCAGGCCGCCTACGCGGCGCTCCAACAGGCCGGGGACCGCGCATACCTGATGACGTCGAACGAGATGTTCCGGACGCAGGACGACACGATCCTGCTGATCCTCGCCCTCTTCGCCGGGGTGGTGACCCTGGGCGCGGCGGCCATCACGACCGGGCTGTCCAAGGCCGACGCGGAGGCCGACCTCACCACGCTCAGCGCGGTGGGCGCGCCCCCGGGCCTACGGCGCTCGCTCTCCGGCTTCCAGTGCCTGGTCGTGGCCCTGACCGGGGTGTTCCTGGGTACGGCGGCGGGGCTCGTGCCCGCGGTGGCCCTGCGGCTGACCGACCTGCGCGCGGCGCTGGCGGACATGCGGGAGAATCCGATGCAGTCGGCCTACACGCCGATCGTGATGCCGTGGGAGACCGTCGGGCTGCTGGCCCTGGTCGTCCCGGTCCTCGCCGGGCTCCTGGCCGCCGGCCTCACCAGCTCCCGGCTGACCCTGGCCCGGCGCGCGGGGTGA